One stretch of Caldinitratiruptor microaerophilus DNA includes these proteins:
- a CDS encoding tyrosine-type recombinase/integrase: MRGQLIQRGEKTWLLRVYLGEVNGKRQYKAKTVHGLTKKQAEAELRNWVREIEAGGYVEPSKVLVGELLDRWLRDWAEQRVSKTTLLRYRWAADKHIKPALGYLPLSKVNTLTINDFYAELREQGKAPATLRIVHAVLNQAMAAAVRWKLITSNPAAGADLPRVQRRQVQALTPDQAARLLEAAEGTDLYIPVLLGLTTGMRVGEICALRWDDLDFTTGTISIRHTQAVDENRRVYLKVVKTKSSARRVDLSPEVVRALREHKARQNELRLQAGPNWQDHGLVFCRADGSPEDRSNVNKRLKTLMRRAGLPVLSSHKAWRHTAASVMLAEGVHPKVVQERLGHSSISMTLDLYSHLAPGMQKAAAEKVEAALFARRKPGSVR; encoded by the coding sequence ATGCGGGGGCAGCTGATCCAGCGGGGAGAAAAGACCTGGCTCCTGCGGGTGTACCTGGGCGAGGTGAACGGCAAGCGCCAGTACAAGGCAAAGACCGTGCACGGCCTCACCAAGAAGCAGGCCGAAGCGGAGCTGCGGAACTGGGTTCGGGAAATTGAGGCAGGCGGCTACGTCGAGCCGTCCAAGGTGCTCGTGGGCGAACTGCTTGACCGGTGGCTCCGGGACTGGGCGGAGCAGCGGGTCTCCAAGACCACGCTCCTGCGGTACAGGTGGGCGGCCGACAAGCACATCAAGCCGGCGCTCGGGTACCTCCCCCTCTCCAAGGTCAACACGCTGACGATCAACGACTTCTACGCCGAACTGCGCGAGCAGGGCAAGGCGCCGGCGACCCTCCGGATCGTGCACGCCGTGCTGAACCAGGCGATGGCCGCCGCCGTGCGGTGGAAGCTGATCACCTCGAACCCCGCGGCGGGCGCGGACCTGCCCAGGGTGCAGCGGCGCCAGGTGCAGGCCCTCACCCCCGACCAGGCGGCCCGGCTCCTCGAGGCGGCGGAGGGCACGGACCTCTACATCCCCGTGCTCCTGGGGCTCACAACCGGGATGCGGGTTGGCGAGATTTGCGCCTTAAGGTGGGACGACTTGGACTTCACCACAGGCACCATCTCCATCCGGCACACCCAGGCCGTGGACGAGAACCGCCGGGTCTACCTCAAGGTGGTCAAGACGAAGAGCAGCGCCCGCCGCGTGGACCTAAGCCCCGAGGTGGTGCGCGCGCTTCGGGAGCACAAGGCGCGGCAGAACGAACTGCGCCTCCAGGCCGGACCCAACTGGCAGGACCACGGGCTGGTGTTCTGCCGGGCGGACGGTTCCCCGGAGGACCGCAGCAACGTGAACAAGCGGCTCAAGACCCTCATGCGGCGCGCGGGGCTACCGGTCCTCTCCTCCCACAAAGCATGGCGGCACACGGCAGCCAGCGTCATGCTGGCCGAAGGCGTCCACCCGAAGGTTGTGCAGGAGCGGCTCGGCCACAGCAGCATCAGCATGACGCTCGACCTGTATAGCCACCTGGCCCCGGGCATGCAGAAGGCGGCGGCGGAGAAGGTCGAGGCGGCCCTGTTCGCCAGGCGGAAGCCCGGGTCGGTGCGGTGA
- a CDS encoding coiled-coil domain-containing protein — protein MNTILGSVQQGPKAFRSAVMTSAYSSTGTMPRTTPYAEAARPAEVNDAIMELAAAKRAWMEAQARGDTAAMQQAHERANQIRARLGNYAQEAERAANQIATGRPEGLPQRPATAPTGGMAPAQTGAAAPSRPAGSAGTGRTGAGGASQPQPPPQEPPQPPPSEPPAWLLPPEEPPGRPELPEPPAPYEPESAEQLRSDLQEGAALFRAIQNEPIDVQAYFTAAASQILELAKQLEQEIRQEFEKQQTVLDPQTEEALRVLREQMELTLQATREDLNRRGLFESGILLELENRIRKQGLTDQQKILAQRLQALRDKLETRLNQIREWRLKTAGDLYSQAAKSQAEAALDYEKRRADFAKAFMEMRVKQRRQQYEDAVARYDRDIERRLKEYDRLYEQYRDAKEDEKWQYEQELKLLELQLETDYRAKELEIRRQEAQRRARGSGSSGGDATLDYIRNLAADLEDGSKTIDQAQSDVWDNREALQAVGVDPHAVLRWIDQVARTARPTVGQLLR, from the coding sequence ATGAACACCATCCTGGGCTCGGTCCAGCAGGGGCCGAAGGCGTTCCGCTCCGCGGTCATGACGAGCGCCTACAGCAGCACCGGGACCATGCCCCGGACGACGCCCTACGCCGAGGCGGCCCGCCCCGCCGAGGTGAACGACGCCATCATGGAACTGGCGGCGGCGAAGCGGGCCTGGATGGAGGCACAGGCCCGGGGCGACACCGCCGCCATGCAGCAGGCTCACGAGCGGGCGAACCAGATCCGGGCGCGGCTCGGCAACTACGCCCAGGAGGCCGAGCGGGCGGCTAACCAGATCGCCACGGGGCGGCCCGAGGGGCTTCCGCAGCGGCCCGCCACTGCCCCTACGGGCGGCATGGCCCCGGCGCAGACGGGAGCGGCGGCGCCTTCGCGCCCGGCAGGATCGGCGGGAACGGGCCGCACAGGAGCCGGAGGAGCGTCCCAGCCGCAGCCCCCGCCCCAGGAGCCCCCGCAGCCTCCGCCTTCCGAGCCGCCCGCGTGGCTCCTACCGCCGGAGGAGCCGCCCGGGCGTCCTGAGCTGCCCGAGCCGCCGGCGCCGTACGAGCCGGAGTCGGCCGAACAACTCCGCTCCGACCTGCAGGAAGGCGCGGCCCTGTTCCGGGCGATCCAGAACGAGCCCATCGACGTGCAGGCGTACTTCACGGCCGCCGCGTCGCAGATCCTCGAACTCGCCAAGCAGCTCGAACAAGAGATCCGGCAGGAGTTCGAGAAGCAGCAGACCGTCCTGGACCCGCAGACCGAAGAGGCCCTGCGTGTCCTCCGGGAGCAGATGGAACTCACGCTCCAGGCAACCCGTGAGGACCTGAACCGGCGGGGCCTGTTCGAGTCGGGCATCCTTCTTGAACTGGAGAACCGCATCCGCAAGCAGGGACTGACGGACCAGCAAAAGATCCTGGCCCAGCGCCTCCAGGCCCTGCGGGACAAGCTCGAGACGCGGCTGAACCAGATCCGGGAGTGGCGGCTCAAGACCGCCGGCGACCTCTACTCCCAGGCGGCGAAGAGCCAGGCCGAGGCGGCCCTCGACTACGAGAAGCGCAGGGCCGACTTCGCCAAGGCGTTCATGGAGATGAGGGTGAAACAGCGCCGCCAGCAGTACGAGGACGCGGTGGCGCGGTACGACCGAGACATTGAGCGGCGCCTGAAGGAGTATGACCGGCTCTACGAGCAGTACCGCGACGCCAAAGAGGACGAGAAGTGGCAGTACGAGCAGGAACTGAAGCTCCTCGAACTCCAGCTCGAGACGGACTACCGCGCAAAGGAACTGGAGATCCGCCGCCAGGAGGCCCAGCGCCGGGCGCGGGGTAGCGGTTCTAGCGGCGGGGACGCGACGCTCGACTACATTCGCAACCTCGCCGCCGACCTGGAGGACGGCTCCAAGACCATCGACCAGGCGCAGTCCGACGTTTGGGACAACCGGGAGGCGCTCCAGGCGGTTGGCGTTGACCCGCACGCCGTCCTCCGGTGGATCGACCAGGTGGCTCGGACAGCGCGCCCGACCGTCGGGCAACTGCTGAGGTGA
- a CDS encoding cysteine-rich VLP domain-containing protein: protein MVRTRTVKGLVAEVCANFSGPDRCLPADAPCRYFAPPEGRLPRCRWFEQAVLPLDPQLEKLYWAERKADAEGRQLSRREREAALAITVLRGQCERCGTAFDRRSNRQRYCPACMKAAAREAARQRKRRQREGAA from the coding sequence ATGGTGCGGACCCGGACGGTGAAGGGCCTGGTCGCTGAGGTGTGCGCCAACTTTTCCGGCCCTGACCGCTGCCTGCCGGCCGACGCGCCGTGCCGGTACTTCGCCCCGCCGGAGGGCCGGCTGCCCAGGTGCAGGTGGTTCGAGCAAGCTGTCCTACCCCTCGACCCGCAGCTCGAGAAGCTGTACTGGGCGGAGCGCAAGGCGGACGCCGAGGGGCGGCAACTCAGCCGCCGGGAGCGGGAAGCCGCCCTGGCCATCACGGTCCTGCGGGGCCAGTGCGAGAGGTGCGGCACCGCGTTCGACCGCCGCTCGAACCGGCAGCGCTATTGCCCGGCATGCATGAAGGCCGCCGCGCGCGAAGCGGCCCGACAGCGAAAGCGAAGGCAGCGCGAGGGCGCCGCCTGA